The proteins below come from a single Vanessa atalanta chromosome 21, ilVanAtal1.2, whole genome shotgun sequence genomic window:
- the LOC125072426 gene encoding uncharacterized protein LOC125072426, with amino-acid sequence MLLRRESHGHFHVNYEEYRNHPEWFEDEYLMPIPIFDELLSLLSRHLSKQDTNMRKSIGACQRLAVTLQYLASGTSYKRLQNKYRISKKTLVKLIKETCGIVWKVLAPKEMAAPNKESWKRISEGFKDNANFPHCLGALDGKHIRIQCPRNSGSLYFNYKKPEAK; translated from the exons ATGTTGCTACGTCGTGAAAGTCATGGACATTTCCATGTGAATTATGAAGAATATCGAAATCATCCAGAATGGTTTGAAGATGAATATTTAATGCCAATTCCTATTTTCGATGAACTGTTAAGTTTACTATCAAGACACTTATCAAAACAAGATACTAATATGAGGAAAAGTATCGGGGCATGTCAAAGATTAGCAGTAACACTACA ATATCTCGCTTCTGGAACAAGTTATAAACGCCTTCAGAATAAGTACAGAATTTCGAAAAAAACGttggttaaattaataaaagaaacatgTGGAATTGTATGGAAAGTGCTAGCACCTAAAGAAATGGCAGCCCCGAACAAAGAATCGTGGAAAAGAATCTCAGAAGGATTTAAAGACAACGCGAATTTCCCACATTGCTTGGGAGCACTAGACGGCAAACACATTCGAATTCAGTGCCCTCGGAATTCCGGCTCtctatactttaattataaaaa GCCAGAAGCTAAATAA